AGCAGTTGTGATCGGCAGCGGTGTTGCAGGTTTAGCCGGAGCTATTCGTCTTGCAGTGATGGGTTACGAAGTAGACGTGTTTGAACGCAATGCTTACGCAGGAGGTAAACTTTCTTTTTTTGAAAAAAATGGTTTTTCGTTTGATGCCGGCCCATCTTTATTTACGCAGCCGCAAAATATTGAAGAACTTTTTGCTTTCGCAGGCGAACCGATCGGAGATTATTTTCAATATCGTAAAGTGGATCTTTCCTGCAATTATTTTTTTGAGAATGGAAGGAAAGTAAAAGCGTGGACGGATGCAGAAAGATTAGCTGATGAATTGCATACACAGCTGGGCGAAGACAAAACGTCTGTGTTGAACTATCTCCACAAAAGCGAAACGCTTTACAATAATATCGGCAGTGTTTTTTTAAATCATTCATTGCATAAACGAAGCACCTGGTTTCAAAAATCAATATTGAAAGCATTGCAAACGGTGCGCCCCACTCATTTAATGGGAACCTTGCATGGTTTCAATCAGTCAGCATTTAAAAAACCGGAAACTATTCAGCTGTTCGATCGCTTTGCTACATACAACGGAAGTAATCCGTATCAAACGCCGGGCATGATGAGCTTAATCCCCCATCTCGAATTGAATGAAGGAACATTCTATCCGGAAGGTGGAATGATCAGCATTACAAATGCTTTAATGAAACTCGCAAAAAAGAAAGGCGTTCGTTTTCATTTCAATTCACCTGTGCAACGCATCATTCAAGTGGAGGGCGAAGCAAAAGGTGTGGTGGTGAATGATGAAAATGTTTTTGCGGATGTGGTGTTAAGCAATGCTGATATTTATTTTACGTATCACCATTTGCTCGGCGATCCTGTGCAAACCAAACAGGTATTAAAACAGGAACGCAGTTGCAGTGGTATGATCTTTTACTGGGGTATGAACAGGGAGTTTCCTGAACTTCATTTGCACAATATCTTCTTCAGTAAAAATTATGCAGCTGAATTTCAAGCGATCTTTCAACAGAAACGATTGTACAACGATCCAACAGTGTATGTGAACATCACTTCTAAAATGGAAGAAGGACTTGCGCCCAACGGAAAAGAGAATTGGTTTCTGCTCATCAATGCACCATCAAATATTGGACAGAACTGGGAGCAGATGCGTGTGCAAGTGCGGCAACAGGTGATCGATAAACTCAGTCGTTTGCTGCAAACAGATATTTCTTCGGCAATTGAAGTGGAAGAATATCTAGATCCTATCCGTATTGAGGAACGAACAGGTTCTTATATGGGGTCGTTATATGGCACGAGTAGTAATAGTAAGATGTCTGCGTTTCTGCGTCATCCAAACTTTACCAATAAAATTGAAGGATTGTATTTCTGTGGTGGCAGTGTACATCCCGGTGGTGGTATTCCGCTTTGTTTCAAGAGTGCGAAAATTGCAACTGAACTTATTCAACAGGATCAAACAAAACATGTTCATCATTAATGCTGCAACAATTCAGTAAACAACAGATCGCCACCGCTATTGCTGTGTTATTTCATTGCATTGGATTGGCCGGTATTTTGTTTTACGATGCGGCTTTATTTGCATCACTCACTCCAATGAATTTGTTGCTATCTGCCGGCTTACTCATCTACACACAAAAGGAAAAAAACAGTCACTTCTTTTTATTTGCTGCAGTATGTTATGTGGTTGGTTATACTGTTGAATATCTTGGCGTAAATCATCAATTGTTGTTTGGAGAATATCGTTACCTGTCTGCCATGGGGTGGCAATGGAAAAATATTCCACTGGTGATTGGTGTTAACTGGTTTATCATGATGTACTGCTGCGGAGTATCCATTCAACACTTCCTCAACTTTATGTGGAATAAACTGAAAGATGAAGATGAGCCACGCCGCACTAATGTTGGCTTCTTTGCAATCATCATCGATGGTGCTTTACTCGCTACGTTCTTCGATTGGATCATGGAGCCGATAGCTGTGAAGCTGGGTTACTGGCAATGGCTTGGAGATGGTTCGATTCCTGTATTTAACTACGCCTGCTGGTTCGGTATCAGTGCGTTATTGATGCTTTTGTTCCGGCTTTTATCTTTCCCGAAACAAAACCAATTCGCCGTAAATTTGTTATTGATCCAGTTCATGTTCTTCTTAATCTTACGCACCGTATTATGAGTTTGTTTTTATACATATTGCTGGCATTTGCTGTGTTTTTTACAATGGAAGGAATTACCTGGCTCACTCACCGGTTTGTGATGCATGGCTTCTTGTGGTATCTGCATGAAGATCATCACCAGCCTCGTGGCCGTTTCTTTGAAAAGAACGATGCCTTCTTTCTCATTTTTGCAATACCAAGTTGGTTGTGTATTATGCTGGGGTTAATGTACCAGGTTTATTGGGTGGTGAGTATTGGCGCAGGTATTGCCATGTATGGACTTGCTTACTTTATTGTACACGATATCATTATTCACCAACGCTTTAAAATTTTCAGCAGGTGGAACAATACCTATGTGCGTGCTATTCGCTGGGCTCATAAAATGCATCACAAACATTTAGATAAAGAAGATGGTGAAAGTTTTGGAATGTTGTTCGTGCATAAAAAATATTGGGAGAAGGTGAGGAAAGAAAAGCAACTCAATCCTAATATTAAATAGCACAATTGAACGCTCACTACACTTACTTTTTGATTCTTGGCGCTTCACTGGCAGGACCACTGTTGCTAAGCTTCGATAAAAAAGTAGCTTACTATAAAAAATGGAAATATCTTTTTCCGGCAATGTTGTTGCCGGCTTTATTTTTTTTAGTGTGGGATGAATTGAAGACAAGAGCAGGCGTATGGAGTTTCAGCGAAGAACATATCACCGGCGCTAAATTA
The DNA window shown above is from Lacibacter sp. H375 and carries:
- the crtD gene encoding 1-hydroxycarotenoid 3,4-desaturase CrtD; translation: MQRRKAVVIGSGVAGLAGAIRLAVMGYEVDVFERNAYAGGKLSFFEKNGFSFDAGPSLFTQPQNIEELFAFAGEPIGDYFQYRKVDLSCNYFFENGRKVKAWTDAERLADELHTQLGEDKTSVLNYLHKSETLYNNIGSVFLNHSLHKRSTWFQKSILKALQTVRPTHLMGTLHGFNQSAFKKPETIQLFDRFATYNGSNPYQTPGMMSLIPHLELNEGTFYPEGGMISITNALMKLAKKKGVRFHFNSPVQRIIQVEGEAKGVVVNDENVFADVVLSNADIYFTYHHLLGDPVQTKQVLKQERSCSGMIFYWGMNREFPELHLHNIFFSKNYAAEFQAIFQQKRLYNDPTVYVNITSKMEEGLAPNGKENWFLLINAPSNIGQNWEQMRVQVRQQVIDKLSRLLQTDISSAIEVEEYLDPIRIEERTGSYMGSLYGTSSNSKMSAFLRHPNFTNKIEGLYFCGGSVHPGGGIPLCFKSAKIATELIQQDQTKHVHH
- a CDS encoding carotenoid biosynthesis protein; amino-acid sequence: MLQQFSKQQIATAIAVLFHCIGLAGILFYDAALFASLTPMNLLLSAGLLIYTQKEKNSHFFLFAAVCYVVGYTVEYLGVNHQLLFGEYRYLSAMGWQWKNIPLVIGVNWFIMMYCCGVSIQHFLNFMWNKLKDEDEPRRTNVGFFAIIIDGALLATFFDWIMEPIAVKLGYWQWLGDGSIPVFNYACWFGISALLMLLFRLLSFPKQNQFAVNLLLIQFMFFLILRTVL
- a CDS encoding beta-carotene hydroxylase, coding for MSLFLYILLAFAVFFTMEGITWLTHRFVMHGFLWYLHEDHHQPRGRFFEKNDAFFLIFAIPSWLCIMLGLMYQVYWVVSIGAGIAMYGLAYFIVHDIIIHQRFKIFSRWNNTYVRAIRWAHKMHHKHLDKEDGESFGMLFVHKKYWEKVRKEKQLNPNIK